DNA sequence from the Nicotiana tomentosiformis chromosome 3, ASM39032v3, whole genome shotgun sequence genome:
aagactactcGAACATCACATGGAATTTAGCTACGCACACACTCTCGttacctagtgcgtacgtagctccccacacaagtaattcacaacaaaTACACCTAAGGAGATGAGttcccttttacaaggttaggtaagagacttacctcgttctcaagctcacttccgatccacaaatatgctttaaatcctcaactcaaCTCCAAACGACCCGAAagtagtcaaatgttatataaattaatcaatacatgttcaaaagttcacaatttaactattagagtaattacccaacctaaattggaacattcctaaaattcacctccgagcccatgtgcccagattccgaaaatgttcgaagataattgttacccataacctcgtgaactcaaatatataatttttacccaattctacaaccattttcgtggttaaatcccatttttatcaaaacctaagtttttcatctaaacccataattttcacaatttttcatgttaaaatatacccataatctatgtattttacttacattggatagaaattacttacctcaaagttctAGGAAAACatccctcttcaaagagctctatATTCAACCAATAATTgagagaaatgaagaaatgagcctaAATCTTGACTTAAATGCAACCCTTCTGCCCAGTGGTTTTTCCGCTTCTGTGGTTCATTGGCCACatttgcggctccgcatctgcggaaggttTATCGCAGATGCGGTTCTCCCTCAGCTGGCCTAAATCCGCAACTGTGGCAAatggctcacttctgcgagcccgCTCCTGCGTCGTCCGAGCCGCACCTGCAACcatgcccgcttctgcggactgcTGACCGTTTCTGCGGTCGTGCATTTGCGTCCTCCATGTCCAGATCTGCGGACTCAGCCCACGCAGCCTAAATGCGCAACTGCGGCCAACGAgctgcttctgcgatgccgcacctgcggccaacccttcgcaggtgcgaacgcaCCGGAAGTCTTGCTGCTTCAGCAGCTTCTCCAAGTCCAAACTTTATCCGCACATCGTtcgattaacacccgaggcccccgaggcctcgcctgaatacaccaacaagtttgtaaacataaaacggactcactCGCACCCTCGGAGCGTGGAAAACAATAGTAGAACTAAGAATTGCAATCCAAAACCAATAGaattaacttatgaacttcaaattctttcaacttactccgagcacgccgaatcatacttaagctactcggaatgacaccaaattttgcgtgcaagtcttatatcaccatacggaactatttcgGGGCTCGAAATCCTAAACGGAccccgataacaccaaaacctattgcaaaccaaatttaaagaactttaaaacctttaataAGCTAACTTTTAactttaggcgccgaaacgctcctagGTCACCCAAAACTCGCTCCAAACACACGTTCAAGTCAAAAAGCATTATACGAACCTGTTGGGGCTGCCAAATCCCGGTTTCCAGGTCATTTACAAGGAATGTTgatccaagtcaaacttagccctttaaaGCAAATACTAAGGAAATAAGTgctctgatttcaacccaaacccttccaaatcccgaactaattatccccgcaagtcataaagaagtataagcacatacggggagtcttatttaggggaacgaggatctagaaagcaaaatgactggttgggtcattacattccctACCTattaaacaagcgttcgtcctcgaacgggtctagaatcatatctGGAGtcccgaataagtgtggatatcttctctgcatgtcctcctcgacctcccaagtcacctcctcgactggtttgtcacaacccaaacctattgGCCACGACGGGCATCCGATACCTTACataactgagtaccaacatagcatatcattcttatcgtacttTCATTGGCAAAAGGGCCAAACGGtccatcatgggctaaccagaatgaaCATGGGGGAGTCCTccatataggacgacccaacctgatataaaaacttacacatgtgacatacgggcctataaggccaacatgatcatttataaactcaaaacataggccgacaaggccatacaagtatccgtatacatgacatctgtctacaagcctctaagaatacataagtatcataaaggtcgggactgagccccgccataccaatcaatacatgtcctaattatactgaccaaataagcaacttcggagcaaatagagcgcaccaacatcttccgctgagctgatagcctacttggaggactctcgacctgcgggcatgaaacgcagcatccccgggcaaaagggacattagtacaaataatgtaccgagtatgtaaggaatgaaaattagtaaacaatagacattagagaaacatgaagtaaaaggctcaacatgtatatctgaatatccctgtgaatcatttaatattataatgtcatgcatatgcgtataaatgccataccatacATGGATacatgcgttcataacatcatcaagcctctgagggcatcccatcatatcatctcggctagtgtgggcaaatcatcaacgtataccagctgatcaggtagtggtacatatataacgccataacctttttccatattctatatacatatatatacatgcatatacgcgtatataacgccatctggtcattggTCAAAGTACAtatataaataaatgaaatgcatatgaaatatgtCAATAAAATCCCTCGGAACAtcataggaccattatgcctttgattaatgtcataaaataaatttatcaacttacgtattttctgagacccatgaatagatgatagaataataagacacatggagaatcaagaatatagacacccctactatttctataaatagagtcatttctgaaagttgcatattttgctcattttatttgtatcatttggatcatgccaaaagaaagaagggatagccttaacatacctgaaccgattctcttgacaatccctttaacaccgttGATTACGACAACGTGTAACGGCGGATCAAAGTTgggaaatatccgtatgatattcttgagaaagattataccgtacTCCTTTAATATTGCAAAATCCCACGttaatttgaattgttgaagGCTTGGGCGTTGCTGATATGATATATTATATGCAGATGCATACTAGAGAAATGATTTAATGTTACTCTTGTGTAAGGAAAGCTTGCTGGACTCTTTCTTAAGAGATGTAGGAAatgattttgatttttgagatATTATTCTTAACTTTATGTGGGCCCCTCATTGCAAGCTTAGTGTCACTTTAAGGTGTGACACCTTTTCACTTTCATTAATAGTCATTAGAGAACTTAGGAAGGCTTGCCACGTTGGGGGATTTAAGTCTTATCTTAAgtttattaattaattacccactaacttaattaacttgttaattttcccattaaccaataatctacataattaggaattatctcaaattacttaaaatactactcacttttaacacactttgcacacctttctattatggtcatgtgtgccttgtatggcactagtccataaatatggggtattgtaacttggaccgtattttttctcaaaatttcaaactttgacgaaaattcattttttttgattttcttaccctctcactttcacgaatttactcatcacttgtttgaaatagcataatgcttataatctcaaaataatctcattcccgaacttacgtgatcagcttacgatgaaactttaacgtacgaaaatgcgaaatgtaatatctcatttccgagcctatatcaatttatttatggcgtgctTCCTCGTACAAAAATATGGCATTATGGCagctggcccctccactgaacttttactgcagaaatcttcttggacctcaactgccgaacctgcctgtcaacaatggcaactggctcctcctcatatctcaagctctcatctagctgaatcgtgctgaagtttaacacatgcgacctattggcatgatacctccggagcatagacacgtggaaaatcggatgaactcccgatagactgggaggcaaagcaagcttataaacaacctctccaactcgtctcaacacctcaaatggacctataaaccttgggctcaacttgcccttctttccaaacctcatgactcccttcatcggcgagaccttcaagagaaccttctcgcctaccataaatgataaatcgcgCGTCTTCTGATTCGCGAAACTCTTACGTCTGGaatgtgctgtgcgaagtcgctcctgattcaactttatcttttccaaggcatccttcactaaatcagtaccatataacttagcctcgccaggctcaaaccatccgatgggtgaacgacatcgccgaccagataaagcctcaaatggagccatctcgatactggactaataactgttgttgtaacaaaacttggccaaaggcaagaatcgatcccaatgccctccgaagtcaatcacacatgctctgagcatatcctccaagttCTGAACCGTTCGCTCTAACTGCCCGTCGATCTGCGGATAAAAGGTTGTGTTGAGCTCtccccgggtccccaactcactctgtactgccctccataaatgcgaagtaaactgagggactctatctgatataatagagacaggcacaccgtgcaatcgaacaatctcctgaatgtaaatctgggccaatctctctgaagaatacgtggtcactaccggaatgaaatgtgctgacttggtcaacctaccgataatgacccaaactgtatcaaacttccgcaaggtccgcggtaacccaactatgaaatccatagtaatgcgctcctatttccactcaggtataaccatctgctggagtaagacacttggcctctgatgctcgtacttaacctgtTGGAAATTACGACACCTtgttacatactcaactatgtccttcttcatccgccgccaccaataatgctgcctcaggtcacgatacatcttcgtcgcacctggatgaatagaatatcgagaattgtgtgcctcctctagaatcgttTCTCTCAATCCATCatcattagggacacatagacgaccctggagtcgcaaaacaccatcctcgctgatagtaacctccttggcaccaccctgtagtatcgtctctctgagaaccaacaagtacGGATCGTCATACTTGCGAGCCTTGATCTGtacgaatagtgaagactgggcgacgacgcatgcaagaactcgactgaactatgaaatatccaatctcacaagtctattagctaaggactgaatgtccaaagctaatggcccctcctctgctgaaataaatgccaaactacccatactctccgcctttttgctcaaggcatccgcgaccacattcgccttgcccggatgataaaggatagtgatatcataatcttttagtaactcaagccatctgtgctgcctcaattgagatccctctgcttgaacaaatgctgcaagttgCGATggtcggtgtaaacctcacaggacaccccataaagataatgcctccatatcttgagagcatgaacaatcgcggccaactccaaatcatgaacaaggtaattcttcatggggcttcagctgaagtgaagcatatgcaataattcgcccctcctgcatcaacacaaaacccaaaccaacgcatgaagcatcgcaatacacagtatacatccctaaaccggaaggcaacactaacactggtgttgaagtcaatgtggtcttgagcttccgaaagctcgccttacaatcatcggaccatcggaatggaacacccttctgggtcaatctagacaaaggtgctgcaatagatgagaaaccttcCACAAACCAGCGATAATAGCctactaaccccaagaagctcctgatctcagtcaccgtAGTAGGAAGAGGCCAACTCTGAAAAGCCTCGATCTTCTTgagatctaccttaataccctcatctgatacaacatgtcccaagaattccacagaagctaaccagaactcacacttagagaacttagcatatagcttctgttcctgcaaggtctgaagcaccactctcaaatgctactcgtgctccttcatgctacgtgagtagatcaaaatgtcatcaatgaagacaatgtcAAACGAATCCATAAATGTCGGTGGGGCTTTAGTcgaaccaaaagacatcactagaaactcataatggccatatctagtccggaaagccatcTTCGGAACATCCTAATCccgaatcctcaactgatggtaccccgatcataagtcgatcttagagaataccctatcaccctgcaactgatcaaataaatcatcaatacgcgacaacgggtacttgttcttaatggtaactttgttcaactggcggtaatcaatgcacatccgcatagtcctatctttcttcttcacaaataacaccggtgcaccccaaggcgatacgcttggtctgacgaacccctttgctagaaactcctcaagctgttccttttactccttcaactcttttggatCCATgcagtacggtggaatagagagaGGTtgggtgcctggagccaaatcaatacagaaatcaatatcacgatctggtggcatgcttggaagatcagaaggaaacacgtcagagaactcccggaccacgggTGATaaatcaatcgccggagtctctgtagtagtatcccaaacataagctAGATTTTCCAAACactccttctcgaccatgtgtcgagccttcggAAAAGAGATAaaccgactagatgcactgacagatgaacccttccactccaatctatgcaactctagcatcgccaaggtaacattcttggcatggcaatcaaggatggagttatatggagacaaccaatccatccccaggatgacctcaaagtcggtcatatcaagcaacagaagatccgctcggATCACATAACCATAGAAAGTAACAATGCAAAACcagtagatccgatccacaacaacagaatcacccactagagtggacacataaataggagtatcCAAAGACTCACGAGTaatacccaggaaatgagcaaacatagatgaaacatacaaatatgtagaccctggatcaaatagtaccgaagcatccctaccgtagacagaaataatacttgtgatcacagcatctgaggccactgcatctggtctggccagaaaagcatagaatctagctggagcgccacctgactggcctccacttgtctgacctccacctctaggatgacccctacccacctaccctccgcctctgggcggccgaACGGCTGGTGCGATAGCTGATGCTGTAATCATAAGATGATGACCCTACTGTACTGCCTTGCCtcgaagtctgggacaaaacctcttcatgtgtccaggatccccgcactcgtaacaatcCCTCAGAACGGTGGATTGCTAACCCAAACTCTGACCCTGATGgcatgaatacccactggaggaaccctgaatagctggtgggcggtaggaactctctggcatcaCGCTGAAATAAGctcgcactggagcaccctgaGAAGGCAGCGGTGCTGGATAGGTGGGCCTGCTAGACTAACCCCTCACGAACTAACCCATACCCCCATCCGGGGCACCACTAAACTTTCTAAAATATGgaaaccgcttatccctcgtcgcctgctctcggctccgctgacggaCACCATCGATCCTCCAAGCTATCTCCATAACTAGCTCATACGAAGTCCCcttctcaacctctcgggccatagtggcttGGATACAAGAGTGCAAACTGGCAATAAACCCctacactctctctgcatcggtaggaagtatcataagtgcatgatgagacaactcaaaaaatcttgcctcatagtcggtcacccaCATCTGGCCCTGCCGGAGCTGCCTCGAACTGAAATCGctactcttccctctgagagggtggaatatatctgtccagGAAGAGGTGTGTAaattggtcccaagtcatgggaggagaagtTGTTGGTTTgccgagaagataggactgccaccatctacgggccgtGCCCTCCAagtgaaaggtggtaaagtccaccccgtgggactccaatatcctcatgttgtgcagtctgtccctgcaccgatcaataaagtcctgggggtcctcatggcGCTCatctccaaagacaggaggatgtaacctggtccatctgtccaatagcttctgcggatcgccgactgcagctggtctgggctcaggtatagctgctatAACTGGCTGAGCTTTGTCCACGGGTGGTGTGTCCAGGGTTTGATACACGACagttgcatgccctggagcctgagaggtaggggtctgtgctccccctcccgtaTGAGATATGAATgcgtccgctggaaataaaccatcctgagtcatagaatccatgaaccgcaacatacggcccatgacctcttgGAATCCTGGCGGGCACATGAAATCCGCTAGGGCTGGCTCCGTTGTAGGCACCTCGCCTTACTCCTCAATAATAATATCCTCTATTGGATCCACTAGTGGAATAGCTGGGGACACTTTAGGACGTCCTcatcctctaccacgggctggagccctccctctttctctccctcggcctctagcaactgggggagaaGCTCCGCCATGATCGGGTACATCTGTcgcgtgcgttctcaccatctgtgagagaataagaggaagatgcttagcacaacatcaactgcacgataggagatgaagaaagagtagtttcctaacaccatatagcctctcgaagataagtacggacgtctccgcaccgatccgcaagactctattaggactgctcataacttgtgagacctacatgaacctagtgctctgatatcatgttgtcacgacccaatttccctataggccgtgatggcacccaacgtcgcagctaggcaagccaacggtgaactagccatgtatctATTCTTTCAAcattttagaaatagttgatttttttaattattaaataagtaagaggtgagagatttaataaaataaagtgtaaaCAATAATAAGAACAAgtgtggtgaaataaatactcaaaattgtcaagtgtctactagcaaaattccaagacctggtgttacaAGTGTCTGAgccactagtagaatatataaaacacTAAACTACATtctgaaataaagtagatagaaagtaaatacaaaagagagactcttggtgctgcagaacggactcggaaggcagctcaccgctaagTCTCGAAGTATCAGGAGTGCGCACCGGGATaactaccagatgcacctgcctcagatcctgcacgattagtgcagatgtgtagtgtgagtacataaataatatgtacccagtaagtatctagtctaacctcaaagaagtagtgacgagaggtcgacttcgacacttactatgggctaacaataaaataccgaaattctAACTAAGGAtggattatgtaaataataatgaaactcaacaacaagcagtgaataaataattctttcactaatagtaaatcccaagtTAATTTCTGTCATTAAATAATTGTGACCTCTCAagacataaaataatatcaagtataattaggctccgagtattattacgcacgattaatgccgaggttgtacggcccaatccaaaATATATATACTGTATAAACTGCctagggtcgaacgacacgaaccatagatgcatctattaacctgctgaGGCTAACggtccgctcccatgagagtagaggaatTTATCTCGCTCGCAGAAACACTTGCGATACGAGTGAACATGgatttatcatagttattataaaattcttcaattcttcccaaacatAAGAAATCTAAACTGgagactttaaatcttaaaatccttaatctcagctctatttaagacaattaatatgcataatcaaTATAACAGTGCAAAcaaagcatgatgtaaatctaagactacccggacatcacatGAAATTTAGCTACACAcaaactctcgtcacctagtgtgtacgtagctccccacacaagtaattcacaacaaaTACACTTAAGAGGATGagttcccccttacaaggttaggaaagagatttacctcgttctcaagctcacttcctaTCCACAAATATACTTTAAATCCTCAAATCAGTTCCAAACGACCCGAAAGTAGtcaaataatatataaattaatcaatacatattcaaaagttcataatttaactattagagtaattacccaacctaaattggaacattcctaaaattcaccttcgggcccacgtgcccagattccagaaatttttgaagataattgttacccataaacttacgaactcaaatatataatttttacccaattccataactattttcgtggttaaatcccatttttatcaaaacctaggtttttcatctaaacccaaatttttcataatttttcatattacaatctacccataatctcagtatttaacttacattagatagaaattacttacctcaaagtgataggtgaaaatccctcttcaaagagctctatATTTGACCAACAAGTgagagaaatgaagaaatgagatCTATCTTCAAA
Encoded proteins:
- the LOC138907625 gene encoding uncharacterized protein; the protein is MAFRTRYGHYEFLVMSFGSTKAPPTFMDSFDIVFIDDILIYSPSVEFLGHVVSDEGIKVDLKKIEAFQSWPLPTTVTEIRSFLGLVGYYRCRVLACVVAQSSLFVQIKARKYDDPYLLVLRETILQGGAKEVTISEDGVLRLQGRLCVPNDDGLRETILEEAHNSRYSIHPGATKMYRDLRQHYWWRRMKKDIVEYVTRCRNFQQVKYEHQRPSVLLQQMVIPEWK